One genomic window of Saccopteryx bilineata isolate mSacBil1 chromosome 4, mSacBil1_pri_phased_curated, whole genome shotgun sequence includes the following:
- the CHP2 gene encoding calcineurin B homologous protein 2 produces the protein MGSRGSHAALIPDADSIRRETGFSQASLVRLYHRFRALDSNKKGYLSRVDLQQIGALAVNPLGDRIIDSFFPDGNLRVEFPGFVRVLAHFRPVDEEDTGTRGPQEPEPLNSRMNKLRFAFQLYDQDRDGKISRHEMLQVLRLMVGVQVTEEQLESIADRTVQEADEDGDGAVSFLEFTKSLEKMNIEQKMSIRILK, from the exons ATGGGTTCCCGCGGCTCCCACGCGGCGCTGATCCCCGACGCGGACAGCATCCGGCGGGAGACGGGCT TCTCGCAGGCCAGCCTGGTCCGCCTCTACCACCGGTTTCGGGCCCTGGACAGTAACAAGAAGGGCTACTTGAG CCGCGTGGACCTGCAGCAGATCGGGGCGCTGGCCGTGAACCCGCTGGGGGATCGCATCATAGACAGCTTCTTTCCTGATGG GAACCTGCGAGTGGAATTCCCAGGCTTTGTCAGGGTCCTGGCTCATTTCCGACCCGTGGATGAGGAGGACACGGGAACCCGGGGTCCCCAGGAACCTGAACCCCTCAACAGCAGAATGAACAAACTTCGCT TTGCATTTCAGCTCTACGATCAGGACCGCGACGGAAAGATCTCCAGGCACGAGATGCTGCAG GTGCTTCGGCTGATGGTTGGGGTGCAGGTGACAGAGGAGCAGCTGGAGAGCATCGCGGACCGCACAGTGCAGGAGGCCGATGAGGACGGGGACGGGGCTGTGTCCTTCCTGGAGTTCACCAAG tcCTTGGAGAAGATGAATATTGAGCAGAAGATGAGCATCCGGATCCTGAAGTGA